The proteins below come from a single bacterium genomic window:
- a CDS encoding MinD/ParA family protein: protein MSRIIPIAAGKGGVGKTFLAANLSIALAEAGHSVTAVDLDLGGSNLHSHLGVSNTHSGVGDFLKARSVEFSDLPVPTGIEGLSLIPGDGKSAFMANIPFARKKRLISHLLKLDSEYIVLDLGAGASFNTLDFFALSDHGLLVTQPEYPALMNMLSFLKQFLLRRIERETREHDDVREFMATYHKRSIEANETSIAALQQEIGTIDREAGARVEAITRRYRPRIVFNMGYSSDEMGVAAKIQEAAREHLSLELDFFGFVFHDRSVHRAIAERQPFLPSKRKSISAAGILRTAQRIRTFWDRSVNDSARRVEVDARRTHAAFRLAPAPGRKIRREPSQHVYVKAEFAKDRSIAPPETNDGPRFQARHDHQRRSSSS, encoded by the coding sequence GTGAGTCGGATCATTCCGATTGCCGCCGGAAAGGGTGGCGTCGGCAAGACCTTTCTTGCGGCGAACCTCTCTATCGCGCTTGCGGAAGCCGGGCACTCGGTGACCGCGGTGGACCTCGATCTCGGCGGATCGAATCTCCACAGTCATCTGGGGGTTTCGAATACTCACTCCGGAGTGGGTGACTTTCTCAAGGCGCGGAGCGTCGAGTTTTCCGATCTGCCGGTTCCCACGGGAATCGAAGGCTTGAGTCTGATCCCCGGTGATGGCAAGAGCGCGTTCATGGCAAATATTCCGTTCGCGCGAAAGAAGCGCCTGATCTCCCATCTGCTCAAGCTCGATTCGGAGTACATCGTTCTCGATCTAGGTGCGGGCGCTTCGTTCAATACGCTCGACTTCTTTGCGCTCTCGGATCACGGCCTGTTGGTCACGCAGCCGGAGTACCCGGCGTTGATGAATATGCTCTCGTTTCTGAAGCAATTCCTCTTGCGTCGCATCGAGCGGGAAACTCGCGAGCACGACGACGTGCGCGAGTTCATGGCCACCTATCACAAGCGATCCATCGAGGCCAACGAAACGTCCATCGCAGCTCTGCAGCAAGAGATCGGAACGATCGATCGCGAAGCAGGTGCGCGGGTCGAGGCGATCACGCGCCGTTACCGTCCGCGCATCGTGTTCAACATGGGCTATTCGTCCGATGAAATGGGCGTGGCGGCGAAAATCCAGGAGGCCGCCCGGGAGCATCTCTCTCTCGAACTGGACTTCTTCGGCTTCGTCTTTCACGACCGGTCCGTGCATCGAGCTATTGCCGAACGCCAGCCATTTCTGCCGAGCAAGCGAAAGAGCATTTCCGCTGCTGGGATTCTCCGCACTGCACAACGGATACGAACGTTCTGGGATCGATCCGTGAACGATAGTGCTCGAAGGGTGGAGGTCGATGCGCGCCGGACCCATGCGGCTTTCAGGCTGGCGCCGGCGCCCGGTCGCAAGATTCGCCGCGAGCCGTCTCAGCACGTATATGTGAAAGCTGAGTTCGCCAAGGATCGTTCCATCGCTCCGCCTGAGACAAATGACGGACCGAGGTTTCAGGCACGACACGATCACCAACGTCGTTCGAGTTCCAGTTAG
- a CDS encoding 4Fe-4S dicluster domain-containing protein encodes MNPDTLLLELGAAICAIGYGFRLHHWFSGKETGPRSPIRTRARSFLERVVLQRPFRSGGWRAPLMHGLIFWGCAGLGISSLELLPGLFNFRIFEPADLHGAALLAREAGTLALVAGCAMAIHRRYVKRWERLTLDLPGDRLILALLFAIPLTGIFTVGARLSGQPLEAEPIALSGHAASWLLTGMGFEPAYASWRSIHVVMISGFLALLPFTRLRHILVAPLAVLIGQVRESENVEGNATDVLPWLLRLQLDACSGCGRCDSACPPTEDGTPLSPQSIVIAQRSDERARSIEDAALADCSLCGACEEACPAGISHLTRLRSLKLQRDPLHSSRDPQSSGAEPTSVSELFPLLVGPIGTGAFRNQR; translated from the coding sequence TTGAACCCGGACACTTTGCTTCTCGAACTGGGCGCCGCCATCTGCGCCATCGGCTACGGCTTCCGGCTACACCACTGGTTCTCCGGAAAAGAGACGGGACCTCGGTCTCCGATTCGTACGCGGGCGCGTTCCTTCCTGGAACGCGTCGTGCTTCAGCGACCCTTCCGCAGCGGTGGATGGCGCGCTCCGCTCATGCACGGACTGATCTTCTGGGGCTGTGCCGGGCTCGGTATTTCCTCGCTCGAGCTTCTGCCCGGGCTCTTCAATTTCCGGATCTTCGAGCCTGCAGACCTGCATGGCGCTGCTCTCCTGGCGCGAGAAGCGGGAACCCTGGCTCTGGTCGCAGGCTGCGCAATGGCGATACACCGCCGTTACGTCAAACGCTGGGAGCGGCTCACACTGGATCTTCCGGGAGATCGGTTGATCCTGGCCTTGCTATTTGCGATCCCGCTCACCGGTATCTTCACCGTGGGCGCTCGCCTTTCGGGCCAACCACTGGAGGCGGAACCGATCGCCCTGAGCGGTCACGCCGCTTCATGGCTTCTGACCGGGATGGGTTTTGAACCGGCTTACGCCTCCTGGCGGAGTATTCACGTGGTCATGATTTCGGGATTCCTGGCGCTGCTCCCGTTCACTCGCTTGCGGCACATTCTGGTTGCCCCTCTCGCCGTACTGATTGGCCAGGTACGCGAAAGTGAAAACGTCGAAGGGAATGCGACCGATGTGCTCCCCTGGCTTCTGCGACTGCAACTGGATGCGTGCAGTGGTTGCGGTCGCTGCGATTCCGCCTGCCCGCCGACAGAGGACGGGACCCCTCTCTCGCCTCAGAGCATCGTGATAGCCCAGCGCAGCGACGAACGAGCCCGTAGCATCGAAGACGCGGCACTCGCCGACTGCTCTCTTTGTGGAGCTTGTGAAGAGGCCTGTCCTGCCGGGATCTCTCACCTGACTCGACTTCGCTCCCTGAAGCTGCAACGCGATCCGCTGCATTCTTCGCGAGATCCGCAGAGCTCAGGAGCGGAACCGACGTCCGTATCAGAACTCTTCCCACTCCTCGTCGGACCCATCGGGACCGGAGCATTCCGGAACCAACGCTGA
- a CDS encoding phosphate ABC transporter substrate-binding protein, whose amino-acid sequence MHANVLRIAIVTGLALAFLVGIPDADAGEIKYVGSSTVGKFMNDAQSAYTDSTFSLNTKPESGGGENATAAGKTDIGGVAREVKEQILAKGVNKYLIGHDAIGVLVNSKNPVSDLSTAQLKDIFTGQVHNWSQVGGKDMAITVYVTNTQSATRKVFAKKVLGGADYGGPRIKTIRPDPAIAAKVADDEGGIGQLSFALMGNSSGIKLINPDGQTASVDNSAYPITRPLYLITKGEPQGEVRLFIRWALSDAGQTVLKNSFVGAGTPANLAP is encoded by the coding sequence ATGCATGCGAACGTTTTGAGAATAGCAATCGTAACCGGTCTGGCGCTTGCCTTCCTGGTTGGGATTCCAGACGCCGATGCCGGAGAGATCAAGTATGTGGGTTCTTCGACAGTCGGAAAGTTCATGAATGATGCGCAGTCCGCCTACACGGACAGCACGTTCTCTCTCAATACCAAGCCCGAGAGTGGGGGTGGTGAAAACGCTACCGCTGCAGGAAAGACCGATATTGGCGGTGTGGCGCGCGAAGTCAAGGAGCAGATCCTTGCCAAGGGCGTCAACAAATACCTGATCGGACACGACGCGATTGGTGTTCTCGTGAACTCCAAGAACCCCGTTTCCGATCTCTCGACGGCCCAGCTCAAGGACATCTTCACCGGCCAGGTCCACAACTGGAGTCAGGTGGGTGGCAAGGACATGGCCATCACCGTATACGTTACGAATACGCAATCGGCGACTCGCAAGGTATTTGCAAAGAAGGTCCTTGGCGGCGCTGACTACGGCGGTCCCCGGATCAAGACGATTCGTCCGGACCCCGCGATCGCCGCCAAGGTGGCCGACGATGAAGGCGGAATCGGCCAGTTGAGTTTCGCGCTCATGGGAAATTCGAGCGGGATCAAACTAATCAATCCCGACGGCCAGACCGCTTCGGTCGACAACTCCGCGTACCCGATCACTCGGCCACTCTATCTGATCACCAAGGGTGAGCCTCAGGGTGAGGTACGGTTGTTCATTCGCTGGGCGCTGTCTGATGCAGGCCAGACTGTGTTGAAGAACAGCTTTGTCGGCGCAGGTACACCGGCAAACCTGGCGCCGTAG